A section of the Mycteria americana isolate JAX WOST 10 ecotype Jacksonville Zoo and Gardens chromosome 19, USCA_MyAme_1.0, whole genome shotgun sequence genome encodes:
- the PCSK7 gene encoding proprotein convertase subtilisin/kexin type 7 — translation MPHWKRRVPLWSAGMEATLCIHTCLWLSAAWVPLASSDGLAGGGERAPGTEARHGKLTWAVSLDAPEEELEQRAEELARTAGLVNMGRVGELKGHYLFTYQPDAHTASEPEAIRRSVDTLFTQHDSVRWHSEQKLLKRSKRSLHFNDPKYPQQWHLNNRKSPGKDINVTGVWERNVTGHGVTVVVVDDGVEYTIKDIQPNYSPEGSYDLNSNDPDPMPHPDEENGNHHGTRCAGEIAAVPNNSFCTVGVAYGSRIAGIRVLDGPLTDSMEAIAFNKHYQINDIYSCSWGPDDDGKTVDGPHQLGKAALQHGVIAGRRGFGSIFVVASGNGGQHSDNCNYDGYANSIYTVTIGAVDETGSMPFYAEECASMLAVTFSGGDKMMRSIVTTDWDLQKGTGCTEGHTGTSAAAPLAAGMIALMLQVRPCLTWRDVQHIIVFTTTKYEDRHAKWDINQAGFSHSHQHGFGLLNAWRLVNAAKIWESVPYLASYVSPALKEGRSIPLLPQELEVTWNVTTADLQLSGMRTLEHVAVTVTITHPRRGNLEIRLFCPSGMMSLIGTTRSMDSDPNGFADWTFSTVRCWGEEAQGTYRLVIRDIGDESLRPGTLKQWQLTLYGSSWSPAEMKERQRLLEEAMSGQYLSSDFSLPCPPGLEIPEEQRYTITANTLKTLLLLGCFAVFWTFYYMLEVCLTRNNVGLDLTCNGSTVCKWYQQGGKHRALESGLEMESVPLYREKDIEDVEMDCEHPEPAQEDEGEEGSWTPTRPNIPSSSRAASFHEAAPAGAGYLGREVTAQLLSEDREHQKC, via the exons ATGCCGCATTGGAAGCGGAGGGTGCCGCTATGGAGCGCAGGGATGGAGGCCACGCTCTGTATCCACACGTGCCTTTGGCTGAGTGCCGCCTGGGTCCCCCTCGCGTCGTCAGACGGActggccggcggcggggagcgcgctCCCGGCACTGAGGCCCGGCACGGCAAGCTGACGTGGGCCGTCAGCTTGGATGCgcccgaggaggagctggagcagcggGCAGAGGAGCTGGCCCGGACTGCGGGGCTGGTGAACATGGGCCGCGTTGGGGAGCTCAAGGGCCATTACCTCTTCACCTACCAGCCCGACGCCCACACGGCGAGCGAACCTGAAGCAATAAGGAGGTCGGTGGACACTTTGTTTACACAGCACGACAGTGTGCGGTGGCACTCGGAACAGAAGCTTCTGAAACGCTCGAAACGCAGCCTGCACTTTAACGACCCCAAATACCCCCAGCAGTGGCATCTG AACAACCGCAAGAGCCCCGGGAAGGACATCAATGTCACGGGCGTCTGGGAACGGAACGTGACGGGGCACGGTGtgacggtggtggtggtggacgACGGCGTGGAGTACACCATCAAAGACATACAGCCAAATTAT AGCCCAGAAGGCAGCTACGACTTGAACTCCAACGACCCCGACCCTATGCCTCACCCTGACGAGGAGAACGGCAACCACCACGGGACCCGCTGCGCCGGGGAGATTGCCGCCGTGCCAAACAACAGCTTCTGCACGGTGGGAGTTGCCTATGGGAGCCGCATCGCAG GCATCCGAGTGCTGGATGGGCCCCTCACCGACAGCATGGAGGCCATCGCCTTCAACAAGCACTATCAGATCAATGACATCTACAGCTGCAG CTGGGGTCCAGATGATGATGGGAAAACTGTGGATGGCCCCCATCAACTGGGAAAG GCCGCCCTGCAGCACGGCGTGATAGCGGGGCGCAGGGGCTTCGGGAGCATCTTCGTTGTGGCCAGCGGCAACGGCGGGCAACACAGCGACAACTGCAACTATGATGGTTATGCCAACTCCATCTATACGGTCACGATAG GCGCGGTGGACGAGACGGGCTCCATGCCATTCTATGCCGAGGAATGTGCCTCCATGTTAGCGGTGACCTTCAGCGGCGGGGACAAGATGATGAGGAGCATA GTGACAACAGACTGGGATTTGCAGAAGGGCACGGGCTGCACGGAGGGCCACACAGGGACGTCAGCTGCCGCTCCTCTTGCAGCCGGGATGATCGCGCTGATGCTGCAGGTGCGGCCGTGTCTCACCTGGCGAGACGTCCAGCACATCATTGTCTTCACCACCACCAAG tacGAGGATCGTCACGCTAAGTGGGACATCAACCAGGCCGGCTTCAGCCACAGCCATCAGCACGGCTTCGGCTTGCTGAACGCCTGGAGGCTGGTTAACGCTGCCAAG ATCTGGGAGTCCGTCCCATACCTCGCCTCATACGTGAGCCCTGCGCTGAaggagggcaggagcatcccGTTACTGCCGCAGGAGCTGGAGGTCACCTGGAACG TCACCACCGCCGACCTGCAGCTCTCCGGCATGAGAACCCTGGAGCACGTGGCAGTCACCGTCACCATAACCCACCCCCGCCGCGGCAACCTGGAGATCAGGCTCTTCTGCCCCAGCGGCATGATGTCCCTGATAGGGACCACCAGGAGCATGGACTC GGACCCCAATGGCTTTGCTGACTGGACGTTCTCCACGGTCCGGTGCTGGGGCGAGGAAGCACAGGGCACGTATAGACTGGTCATCAGGGACATCG GAGACGAGAGCCTGAGGCCTGGGACCTTGAAGCAGTGGCAGCTGACCCTGTACGGCTCCTCCTGGTCCCCAGCAGAGATGAAGGAACGGCAGAG gctgctggaggaagcAATGAGCGGGCAGTACCTGAGCAGCgacttctccctgccctgccctccggGGCTGGAGATCCCCGAGGAGCAGCGCTACACGATCACAGCCAACACCCTCAAG accctcctgctgctgggatgCTTTGCCGTGTTCTGGACTTTCTACTACATGCTGGAGGTTTGCCTGACCAGGAACAACGTGGGGCTTGACCTGACCTGCAACGGCTCCACCGTCTGCAAATGGTACCAGCAGGGAGGGaagcacagagccctggagagCGGCCTGGAGATGGAGTCTGTGCCGCTCTACCGGGAGAAGGACATCGAGGACGTCGAGATGGACTGTGAGCACCCGGAGCCTGCCCAGGAGGACGAGGGGGAGGAGGGGTCCTGGACCCCCACCCGCCCCAacattcccagcagcagcagagctgcgaGCTTCCACGAGGCGGCCCCCGCCGGAGCAGGGTACCTTGGCCGGGAGGTGACAGCTCAGCTCCTCTCAGAGGACAGGGAGCACCAGAAGTGCTAG